One segment of Halorubellus sp. JP-L1 DNA contains the following:
- a CDS encoding helicase HerA domain-containing protein, whose amino-acid sequence MGETRNIEVGETVDGDPVELPVVELLTGRGFVTGKSGSGKSNTASVVCEELLDAGFPMLIIDCEGEYYGLKEEYELLHVGADEECDIQVSPEHAEKVAELALEENIPVILDVSGYLDDDVSDELILKTARHLFAKEKKLKKPFLLVCEEVHEYIPEGGGMDETGKMLIKIGKRGRKHGLGIVGISQRPADVKKDFITQANWLVWHRLTWENDTNVVGRIIGSEYAEKVTDLDDGQAFMQTDWAEADLRTVQFRRKRTFDAGATPGLDDFERPELKSVSDNLVGDLQSITEDKEEHENRIAELEAEIEKKETRIETLEDELEDARDISQAANKMADAIAGNTGISAPTAEDQQTLDEVDGDKSDREKSNAEIEHERNEFRKRARELEERLDDLASTKTDLEDRVESLVVEKETLAEERDELRGERDELATRVDELEAEVESMRAELGDERDKAEQLEAETDDGEVISDQADRIAFLEMALEQLQRRLSEDDDAAGSLESVSTIDLLHEPPVEEKVEAAIRESNCRREHAWDVIAVLADRGPMRTRDLEPLVDATGHHISSAIIELRKVNVLERDQQGRHEINRRYVEGLIETKAEREGLAPLKNRSRR is encoded by the coding sequence ATGGGTGAGACGCGGAACATCGAGGTGGGTGAGACGGTCGACGGCGACCCGGTCGAGCTCCCGGTCGTCGAACTCCTCACGGGGCGGGGGTTCGTCACTGGGAAGTCCGGGAGCGGGAAGTCGAACACGGCGAGCGTCGTCTGCGAGGAACTGCTCGATGCGGGGTTCCCGATGCTCATCATCGACTGCGAGGGCGAGTACTATGGCCTCAAGGAGGAGTACGAGCTCCTGCACGTCGGTGCGGACGAGGAGTGCGACATCCAGGTGTCGCCCGAGCACGCCGAGAAGGTCGCGGAGCTTGCGCTGGAGGAGAACATCCCGGTCATCCTCGACGTCTCGGGGTACCTCGACGACGACGTGTCGGACGAACTCATCCTGAAGACGGCGCGGCACCTGTTCGCGAAGGAGAAGAAGCTGAAGAAGCCGTTCCTGCTCGTCTGCGAGGAGGTCCACGAGTACATCCCGGAGGGTGGTGGGATGGACGAGACGGGGAAGATGCTCATCAAGATCGGGAAGCGCGGCCGCAAGCACGGCCTGGGCATCGTCGGCATCAGTCAGCGACCCGCGGACGTGAAGAAGGACTTCATCACGCAGGCGAACTGGCTCGTCTGGCATCGCCTCACGTGGGAGAACGACACGAACGTCGTCGGGCGCATCATCGGGAGCGAGTACGCCGAGAAGGTGACGGACCTCGACGACGGGCAGGCGTTCATGCAGACGGACTGGGCGGAGGCGGACCTGCGGACGGTGCAGTTCCGCCGGAAGCGGACGTTCGACGCCGGCGCGACGCCGGGGCTGGACGACTTCGAGCGCCCGGAGTTGAAGTCGGTGAGCGACAACTTGGTCGGGGACCTCCAGTCGATCACGGAGGACAAGGAGGAGCACGAGAACCGGATCGCGGAGCTGGAGGCGGAGATCGAGAAGAAGGAAACGCGCATCGAGACCCTGGAGGACGAGCTGGAGGACGCGCGCGACATCTCGCAGGCAGCGAACAAGATGGCGGACGCGATCGCGGGGAACACGGGCATCTCTGCGCCGACCGCCGAGGACCAGCAGACGCTGGACGAGGTCGACGGCGACAAATCTGACCGCGAGAAGTCGAACGCGGAGATCGAGCACGAGCGCAACGAGTTCCGGAAGCGCGCGCGAGAGCTCGAGGAGCGACTGGACGACCTGGCGTCGACGAAGACCGACCTCGAGGACCGCGTGGAGTCGCTCGTGGTCGAGAAGGAGACGCTCGCCGAGGAGAGGGACGAGCTCCGCGGGGAGCGCGACGAGCTCGCGACGCGCGTGGACGAACTGGAGGCGGAGGTCGAGTCGATGCGGGCGGAACTGGGCGACGAGCGCGACAAGGCCGAGCAGCTGGAGGCGGAGACGGACGACGGCGAGGTCATCTCGGATCAGGCCGACCGCATCGCGTTCCTCGAGATGGCGCTCGAACAACTCCAGCGGCGACTTTCGGAGGACGACGACGCTGCAGGCAGCCTGGAGTCGGTGTCGACGATCGACCTGCTCCACGAGCCGCCGGTCGAGGAGAAGGTCGAGGCGGCGATCCGCGAGTCGAACTGTCGCCGCGAGCACGCGTGGGACGTCATCGCGGTGCTCGCCGACCGCGGGCCGATGCGGACGCGGGACCTGGAGCCGCTCGTGGACGCGACCGGCCACCACATCTCGAGTGCCATCATCGAACTGCGGAAGGTGAACGTCCTGGAGCGCGACCAGCAGGGCCGCCACGAGATTAATCGACGGTACGTGGAGGGCCTCATCGAGACGAAGGCCGAACGCGAGGGGCTGGCGCCGCTCAAGAACCGGTCGCGACGGTAG
- a CDS encoding multidrug efflux SMR transporter: protein MSWTLLVVAGLFEIGWAIGLQYSDGLTKPVPTAATAVALVVSMILLARAVQDLPIGTAYAVWTGIGAVGTATLGVVLFDEPASLARVGFIAVIVCGIVGLHSVSGGA from the coding sequence GTGTCCTGGACGCTCCTCGTCGTCGCCGGCTTGTTCGAGATCGGCTGGGCCATCGGCCTCCAGTACTCCGACGGCCTCACGAAACCAGTACCGACCGCAGCCACGGCCGTCGCGCTCGTCGTCAGCATGATCCTCCTCGCCAGAGCCGTCCAGGACCTCCCCATCGGCACCGCCTACGCCGTCTGGACGGGCATCGGCGCCGTCGGCACCGCGACCCTCGGCGTCGTCCTCTTCGACGAACCGGCGTCGCTCGCCCGCGTCGGCTTCATCGCCGTCATCGTCTGCGGCATCGTCGGCCTCCACAGCGTCAGCGGCGGCGCCTGA